The Struthio camelus isolate bStrCam1 chromosome 21, bStrCam1.hap1, whole genome shotgun sequence genome includes the window ATAACATGGAttgacagatttttgtttttaattttctcctctaGCGTTCCTGGGTCCACCTCCTCTGTCCCAAGATGCTGAGGATAGTCCTGTGTACAGTGTTGCTCGTGGGAGCCTTGCCATCACTGGCTGAGGTATCTCAGGGCCACGTCTCTGTGGTCTTGCTGGGAGCCACAGGGGATTTAGCCAAGAAGTACTTGTGGCAGGGTCTATTCCAGCTCTACCTGGACCAAGTGAGCAGTGGCCACAGCTTCACTTTCCATGGGGCTGCCCTGACGGCTCTGGAGCCAGGGCAGAGGCTGATGTTCAACGTGCTGAAGAAGCTGGCCTGCCCCCCAGATGAGTCTCCCAACAGGTGTGCTGTGCTCAAGGACCAGTTCCTGAAGCTGAGCCAATACCACCAGCTGAAGACTGCTGAAAACTACACTATGCTCAACAGAGAGATTGAGATGCTCCTTCGCCAGGAGGGGCTGAAGGAGGCCGGAAGAATTTTCTACTTCTCAGTACCACCATTTGCCTACACAGAGATTGCCCGCCACATTAACAGCAGCTGCAGGCCCCCTCCGGGAGCCTGGCTGCGTGTGGTGCTGGAGAAGCCTTTTGGCCATGATCTGGAGTCAgcccagcagctggctgcagagctgaCAAGCTTCTTCAAGGAAGAGGAGATGTACCGGGTGGACCACTACCTTGGCAAACAGGTGAGCATCTTGCAGCGCGCAGCCCCCTGCCAGGCTGAGGGACTCAGTGGCTGGAAGAGTGCTGGACATCGGCTTTGCATCTAATGAGAGAGTTGGACCCCCAGATATGTTAGCCACAGCCACTCAGCTGACTTTTCTCCTATGTGAAGGTGCTGGCAGTCAGGAGAGAGTTTGCTTAAAACAGTGAATAAACTTGGCccagagatgggaatcaggttaAATCACACTGGTTTGGAAATGGAGGTGCTCCGTGCCCAAGTTTCCCCAGCCTGCACCCAAGCATGGTTCCTGCCTGGCTGTAGGATTTGAAGTGAATTCCTCTTTAAGCAGTATTCTGTACTCCCTTACCATTTGCTCATGCTGTTTGTAGCCTTCAGCCTCCTCTGGCCTCCAAGAGTGTCTGCATCACGTCCTGAATCCAGGCAGAGCCGCTCCGAGTGTGCTCCCAAGCCTCCATTTGCTGTAGTCTGTATCCGGACCATTAGTCCCAGCTGAGGCTGCATGACCTTGTGGTGACAGGCTATCGTTCTTGCCCTGCAGCATGCTGCTTTCCATCCTCTTACAGAGGGGAGGAAATGTGTAGACCGAGGCAGGACCTTCTCCTGTTAGCATGACTAAGGTCCCCTCTCCAGGGGGAAGCCAGGGTGTAGGGGTGAGCTGTGGGCGTGCACGAGGGAGAGATGCAGAATTCATCTGATCTTTTCGCCAAGGTCAGGTCTTTGATTTCGCTGAGTAAGCAACCCCTTTCCCTCTTAAAGTCCTCCCATCTCATTCTGCACAGGCCTCTCTGTTAGCACTGTCTTCTAGAAGCAGCTTTTAATTTTCATATGATATGGAGCTAATGGGATGCTAGTTTTGTAGGATGCTTAGGAGAAGGTTTCCACCTGCCATGGTCTCCGTTCAGGGCATGGAGGACTGGCTGTTGCAGAGACAGCTTAGGACGTGCATCTGCAGTGTCCCAGAGGGAACGCGTTCAAGGACGTGCCACCCTTGTTTCGGATGAATGTGACACCACGTTTTGAAAGCAGCCTGTTCCAGCCGTGGCACCATGGCCAGGTTTTGCTCAGAAAGTTGCATGTCCAGCTACAAGGAGAGCATCTCTGCTAAGAGGGGGggattgctgtttttttctttttttttcccagcaagagCAGATGTCTTTAGTGGTGTAAGCATCTGATGTGATGTATTTCAGCGCTTTGGAACTGTACATTAGTCCCAGCACAGTCTGACTCAGCCCTTTGTCCTTTGATGGACATAAACCGAGTGCCTTGCGGTTTGCATTTCAGCCTTTTTCACATGAAACCTCAAAATGCCTCAGCAAGACCTTTAATGTCTGCTTTGCATGAGCATTGGAGACTCCATGGTGCTTCACCACAGGCTCTCTTGCTGGTTTTCTCTCTTCTCACcttctttgctctctgctgtgcagCATGTCTGCTGGCACTCCAGAGCTGGACACGTCCCAGtgctggaagaagcagtgagGTGGAGATACTGTAGAAATCTGGTGACTTTTTGCTGAATCTTTGATTTTTGCCTTCACAGGCTGTAGCCCACATCCTGCCTTTTCGAGACCAGAACCGGCGGTTTCTGGATCCAATTTGGAACCGGCATCACGTGGAAAGAGTGGAGATTGTTTTGAAAGAGACTGTGGATGCTAAAGGTTAGTGAGGCAAGTTTGCAGAGGTAGGCTGAGTGGGTGAGGAGGAGAACTGGCTAGTACATTAACTACGTGAAAGTGGTCCTCGAGGCAGTGCTCGCGCAGAAACAAAAAGGACCAGGTGAATGATGAAATAGAGAGGGAGTGCCTTACGCTTCCTACTAGCGACTGCCTCAGCTTCCAGGTAGCGTTGCTGCCTCCAGGAAAAAATTCCCATCCCAGTTCAGCTGGGAGTAGGGGCACGATCCCCCAcctttttctgctgcagagctctggggcacTCCACCTAGCTTCCTGGTATCCACAGAGCCCAAATCTTGGTAAAGCCCATTGCATTTGGACTTGATGCAGTCTAAGCCCACCTGAGTTCAGTGGTGCAATAGTCTGGCTGTTGTTACAACTCTGATGCTTTTGTATTCCTGTTAGCTAAGCTACCAAGCTTGCGCTGAGTGTGCTCTTGTGCTGTTCTTTGGAAGATGCTCTTTCATCTTTTGCCTGGATGCTACTTACATTGGCTAGTCAGAATGTCGGTTCAGGTACCCAGCACAATCTGTGTGTCTGTCTGCatgtttctctccctctgcctctctctctctttctctgtagcaagagccttgcagagagaaaaagccaAGCCCAGAGCTGCTAGCATGGGTCTCCTGCTGAAGGACACGGCTGCAATCCCTCCCTGCAATGCTGCAGCAGCCGCTCTGCAGTGCTCAGCATAAAGCTGGactgccacccacagcagttCTTGGGTTGTCGGGCGCCCTCAGTTCTGCAACATCAGGATTGCTTCTCTACTCCATTTACCTCCTCTTctaccttcctctttcctcccaccccccaaccaccaccaacTCGATATCAACTAATGCAAGCTTTATTAAGCTTTGAGCAATCCTTGGCTTGGCAGCCCAGACCTCAGCCAGGCCCATTCCTGGAGGAAGAAAGCACTGCAGGGAGGTTTAGGGAGAACAGTGCAGTCTGTGTGTAGCCCCAGCTACACCCTGTACCCTCCCCTCTCTGAAAAATTTCGTAATTTTTCATTTGATGTCTTTTTTCTCCTGCGCGGCTTCAGCTGGCAGCTTGGCTCCCAGCAAGTCTGCAGCATTGATTACATTAATGAACGTGCCTTTGGATTAGAGCAAGGGAGATAAATGTATCGATCGATAGGGGAAGCCTATGGTCATGATGTAGTCTGCAGTGTGCAGCCTGCTGCTAGTGGACTAAGGAAAGGCATCTGAGTCACTTCCTTTATAAGTACActctccttctccccttcttGCCATCCCAGTGAGAAGtcaagcagggagagagaagcaggagaagaagcagaagagcagaagGCTCTTCAGAGCCTTCTGAAGATGGGGAAGAGGCAGTGCATGGTGAAGAGCAGTGCTCATTGCCAGGGCTCAGCTCCAGGCTGTTCTGCAGCTCTGGTTTGTAGCTACAGGAGTACTGGGCccctgctcttgccctgctctttctgctctgtcaaagctTTTGCGTAGAGCTGCACACTGTGTGAAGTCCCAGGCCACAGTCCTGGGCTGTGGGACTGGAGTATCAGGGTGGGGGTTACACAGAGGTCCTGCACCACTCTGTACGGGGGAGATTCGGGCTGAATATTGATCCAGTTGCTGAGTGCACCTTCTTGAAGGCACAAGCAGCTGGAGGAAGCAAAACTGCCTTCTCTCCTATGAACTCGGGAAGTATCAGGCTAGAACGTGACTCCTGCTGGTTTTACGAGCTGCTAGCGCCCAGAAGGAGGAATGTGCCTTGTTCCATGAAGGACAGGCAGTCTCTTGggaatcctttttctttattttagtagCAGAGACATTTGGAACCCCCTCTGCAGGGACTGAAAAGGTTTGATGGCCTCAAATTAATTGTTGAGTCaacagaggaggagaggcaaaCTGCTTTGGTCTTGTCCTTGCTCTCCTTGGCACGTTATACACGCAGAGAAAAGGGCTGCAAGAAAAGTGCTACCCGTTACCAGTATCTCACCTCCTCTTTGTCCTCAGGCCGCACCAGCTTCTACGAGCAGTATGGTGTCATCCGGGAtgtgctgcagaaccacctgacCGAGGCCCTGATGTACCTGACCATGGAGCTCCCAGCCAACCTGAGCTGTGCTGAAGAGGTTTTGCAGCGCAAGCTGCAGGCCTTCCAGTCCCTGCGGGGCCTGGAGAAAAACAGCGTTGTGGTGGGTCAGTATGAGGCCTACGCCAGCCAAGTGCGGGAGGAACTGCAGAAGGCACAGGATTACGTCAGCACAACACCAACCTTTGCAGGTGAGAGTTTAGTCCAGGCTGTGGAGAGCAGAGTAGTCTAGAGCTGAGGAGTGCAGGAGATGGGAGTCCCTGGTTCTGATACAAGCTCCGTGACTCTGAACTCACTGCTGACACAGGGATGTCTCCAGGCATCCACCAGCATGGTGACCGGGAGCTGTAGCAACACAGTAATGTTGTCATGTTCGTTAATTAATGATCCCACCAATTGGAAGCACTGTGTAAGGGCTAAGTCACGTTATTCTTACCAAGATCTGTGCGTTATTTTGAGGAGTGGCCTGCAAACTCCCTTGCCTTTTCATAAAGACTAGTTGCTCTCTGCATCTGAAGAGTAAAAGCTTTGGGCGTTCTCTGTAGCTAACAGACCGCATGGCCACCTATGGCCATGCTGTGTTTTCTGAACGGCAAAGGTTTTGGCTGAATGATCTTCGTGCTCAGAAGCAAGAGGAAAGGAGGTTAAACAAGTAGGATACCTGAGAGGAAGCAAAGTAGTTTGTCTAGTGAGGTCATGAAAGGGCTAAATGTGGAGCAAGAGACCCTGTGGATGCCAGGATTTCTAGGAACCAAGGAAGGAGAATGATAAGCAGCCAATTTAGATCCCCTCAAGTCTGCATGTTGTTCAGACTCCAGGTTTTATTCTGTAGCTGAGATCACTGTGTCATTTCAGGTGTGCTGATTCACAGCGACAGCCTGCGTTGGGAAGGGGTCCCTTTCCTCCTCACTTCTGGGAAGGCTCTAGACGAGCGAGTAGGTTACGTCCGCGTTCTCTTCAAGAACCGGGCCTACTGCACCCAGAGCGAGACCCTGAGGGATGCAGGGCATAGCCAGTGTAAAGCCAAGCAGATCATCTACTACATTGGGCATGGCACCCTCAACAATCCTGCGGTGCTTGTGAGCCGGAACCTTTTCAAGCCCATCATGCCAGAAGGCAGCTGGAGAGAAGCAGCGGTTCAGCCAGAGCTGCGCATTTTTGGACAACCACTGTCTGATTACTATGTGTACAACCctgtgaaagagagagatgcgTATTCTGTCCTCATCTCCAGCATCTACCACGGCAGGAAGGATTTCTTCATCACCACCGAGAACCTGCTGGCATCCTGGGAGTTCTGGACACCGCTGCTGGACAGTATATCCCACCAGCCGCCGCGCCTCTACCCTGGCGGCGTGGAGAACCAGCATCTCTTAGACTTTGAAATGGTTGGGGAGGAACTGGCATTTGCACTGACAGAGCCGGTAGAACTGCTGCATCCTGACAGGCCAACACTGAGCGATTACAAAATGATCCAGTCCAAATTTCGGCAGAGCCCTCTGGTCTCAGCATGGTCCGAGGAGCTGATTTCCCAGCTGGCTTCTGACATCGAGAGGGCAGCTGGCCAGGCTGTGGCACGCTCTGGGCAGTTCCACCTGGCCCTCTCGGGAGGCTCAAGCCCGGTGGTCCTGTTCCAGCGGCTGGCAAGGCACCATTACGCCTTCCCATGGAGGCACACCCACGTCTGGCTGGTGGATGAACGCTGTGTCCCGCTCACCGATCCTGAGTCCAACTTCTTCAGTTTGCACAACCACCTCCTCCAGAGCGTCAGGGTGCCCTACTTCAATGTCCACCCCATGCCCGTGCATCTGAACCAGCGGCTCTGTGTGGAAGAGGACAGAGGTACGGAGCTGTATGCCAAGGAGATCACAGCCCTGGTGGCCAACACCAGCTTTGACCTGGTGCTGCTGGGGATGGGCACTGACGGGCACACTGCCTCACTCTTCCCCCACTCTGAAAATGGCTTGGAAGGGGCCCGGATTGTGGTGCTAACGGAAAGCCCTGTCAAACCTCACCAGAGAATGAGCGTCAGCCTACCCCTCATCAACAAGGCCAGGCAGGTGTTTGTCCTGGTTTTGGGGAAGGGCAAGCACGACATCACCAGCCTGATCAGCAGAGTGGGCCATGAGCCAAGTAAATGGCCTATCTCAGGTGTCAGACCCAGCTCTGGCCGGCTGGTGTGGTATGTGGATTATGAAGCTCTGCTTGGGTGAAGGCTTGCTGGTGTCCCTCCTCCCTTGTCTGCCTGGCTCTCAGAGCCTGCATTTTCCAGCACAGCATCCCTGTTCCTctgtggccagcagcagctctgtctctGACAGACTCTTCTAACCTGGGAAATCCAGGGCTTGCGGTGCCGCTGACATTTGAGCCCAGAAAGGAGCTCAGCTCAGTGTTCAGAGCCAAAAAGGAGCCAAGAGCTCAGTGCGGCATTTCTAGCTCTGCTAGTGACTCTGACTGTGACTTTGGACAAATTACCTCACCTTgaagtgcctcagtttccctgtcacGGCTTTGCGGTTCTAACCTTGAGCTACCTCGCAGGCACAATGGGAGACTTGTTAAattaagtgccttttttttttttttaacaattctcAGGTTAGAAGACAGTAACAATACTGTCCATCTTCTGATCTGCTCAGTCTGCCTGGGGCTGAGTCGTTCCCACAGTAAAATCACAGTTCTGCACACCCGGGTCCGTAGTCCTGTCTGTGCAACCCACCTTGGTGTCAGCCAGCCACTGACCACAGCTGTGCCCTCCTGGAAGCATAGACACCCGCTCACTTTGGTCGCGTGTGGCCCCTAAATACTGGCAACGATTTGTGAGCTCACTGCAGTCCTGAGTCTTTATAAATTGCCCAGCAGCAGAGGCTAGGTCTATCAGCAGTAATTTGCTGCTTTCCTTAAGTGGATAGCTGGTACCAtgggggatggagagggaaacCACATTGCTTTCTAGGCTCTTAGAATAATGGCAACAGCGCGAGCAGTATGGCAGTTCACAGAGCTGTCATTTGCCTCAGCACAATAATTACTGAGGAAAAATCTTGGTGTTTGGAGGAGTTGTTGGCTTTAGCTAGCAGCGGAATAGCGTTCTCCTTAACCGTCATCCTGTCTCTCGTTCTCTGAACCATTTTTTCTCTGTACTCAGAACTGAATCTTCCAGTGTCATTTAGCGGCTTACAAAATTTCTACGGGAGGCAGCTTAATAACATATCCATGTATCCCTCATTACAACACGCATTAAGGTAGTTATGGTGTTTGGGGATGGTGGTGATGGAATTTGAGCTCGAGGACACTGTCTTTCTCTTCCCTACATGTCCCTGGGGCACACAGAACGAGTGAGTTGCATCGTGGTGTAGATGGGGCAACGTAAGAGGTTTTGAAATGTATAGTGCTCACGGGAAGGAGGTTTGGAGACAGCCAGTCCTACTGAGACACCCCGCTCTCCTCTTGCGAATTTTTACGTTCCGCAGGATGCTGTCACGCGTTGGGTGTCTGTGTGCTTTCGTGACATTCCCAAATGCTCTGTGACCTTCTCTAGTAGGTAGTTTAGCACAGCGTGCCAGGGTGCTGCTTTTAGTAAGGAAATCAAGACAGTACAGATCGGGAGAATCTGGGCTGTAGATCCATGTGGAGGCTAAAGACAAACACTCTCACCTGGGGAGGCACCGGGAAGGGACAGGTCTGTGGCGGGAAGCTGGAGCGTGGACGTGGTACTGGCTCCCAGCAAAGATGATTCCGCCCAGGAGAGGAGTCCACTTCCAAAGAggtttctcccttctttctgtgAATGCTGGCCATGTTTCCACAGAGAAGTAGCCACGCGCGGGTGGCCGGGGTGGATGTGGCATGGCTCAGGGTGACGCAGGGACCCGGAGCCCGCGAGATGGCGCCCCGAccacacacagcagcagcaaattgtGTGCAATTCTTTTAGCTCTGCTGGTCCAAGGCTGTGACAGGTTAGGGCACcccgcacagccctgcagcctcaGGCAGGGAAAGTGGGATCCTCAGGACTCGGGCTTGGGGGTCTGGTGACTCCTCACAGGCCTGAAAGTctgcaggagagggaagggaggaaggagcagctTTGGACAGCTGGGAGATAGGCACCGGCCTCAAGTCTTGCCCTGTTCAGGGGTTTGCTGTGGCTATGTGCAGCAGGAAAAGGCCAAATTCTCAGGGACTAGCTGTGAGTTTTGATggggcccccctcccccccaaaaaattatCAGGAAAAGCTGCGTTTTACCTACTGCTTTTGACTAGGCTGAGATGAATTGCAGTGATGCACATCACTCTGCTTTCACGTGGGAAAGCAGGGAAGTTACCGTGGTGCAGCTCTTTCAAAAGCTCAGATGCACAGGAGCTGGTCTTATCTGATGACTGGGATGGTTGGTTGTCCAATTTTTTGGGTGTTCGCGAACTAGAGTTTGCTGTTTTATAGTTGCAGTCAGGCTTAACTACCAGCACAAACATCAAAGAGTGAAAATAAATCGCAGGGGAAGAGAATATCATAGAAAAGCGGGGAGGAAAGTGAGCACTGCAGGTTCCTGGGTGCAGAACTTGCCTGTCAAGGGAATATGATGGCAGTGGAGTCTGGAATAACAGCATCCGCCTGAGGAGTTAACTGGAACCAGCTCTCTGGAATAACTCTTCTTCTTGTAGACACGTGCTAGCAAACACCGGTTCCAAAATACACCACAGTGGCTGaaacagctgtgcagagaaaGATGTTTTAGGTCTGGTATGTCCATAAATTcaaacatcatttttcttctttaaacaaaaataaccatATTAGCTGCATTCCAGTTCTTGTGTATTTGCTGTGAGGGAACAAGTTTTACTGCAAAATGGACCTacatgaaaataaacatattgtAATGATTGGCAGAATTTATTTCCACTTTATAAATGACTGTGGCACTGGCATTTTCTTGTTTCTGCACACTGGCTTTTTAATACTGGGCTGGCACCTTTTGAAATAACCAGTGATTTTAGAGAGATTTTTCAACAAGCATGGTGGTTTTCTTCTTCTAGCTGTTCTTTTTCAGCTGCAAATAGGATTCATTTGGGAGGTGTCTAGTGGGTCACCCCAAAATTCATCCTACATTTTGTAAAAATCCAGTTAAAACTTACACATGCATTTTCTTCGGTGAACATATCTGTCTGGGGTGGGCTTTTTTTAGaactgtgtatttttttcccacagaCATTCCTTTTAAGCTCCTTAATACTTAGCATttgccaaatgaaaaatattttgaaatatataaaatttgTGACTTACAAGAGAGAGATTGCGGATGGCGAGAAGGGTGAAACTACAACAAATCTGATGAAGAAGGATGATAGAAATCcactgggctgtaggccagggaagcagtgctatttttattttgtaaaagctATTAATAGAAGGTGAAAGCACCTTGCTGAGAGCTTGTGTATTAACCTTTCTCTGCAAAAGCAAGTCCATACAATAACGTCATACACTCAGTTTCTGCCCTAAGTGATTACTGGTATCAATTCTAATACTTTTAAAGGACAAATTCTTCATTGCATTCCTATAAATCAGTGGCATGATTATTTATATGGTTTACAGAAATCTAACACTGGAAGTCATTCATTTCTCATTAACTTTTATAAATCGAGCTGTAAGATCTTATTTTCCTGTAAGTAAAGTTTTGTGATTCCTTTCATGTTTTGTGATGAATTGAGAagtgtatttataaaaaataaatatttttctaacaatcttttaatattttttcaaggATTGTTggtcattctgtttttttttttttcctgtcctgttGGTATCTTAAGTTTTAAAGTTCTAGTTCTACAAAGAGGACAATCTTGAATTTCCCACAGTGCAAAACCCAAAGTCCTAGGCGTTCACTGTTACTGATGGCCgtctctttttgtgtgtgtgtcaccCAAACAAGACCAGGACTTTTCAAAACGGAGGAAGAGCCAAAGCCCTTTTAAGGTGACAAGTTGGGGCTACCCCAACACTGTGCAGCGTCCTGGAAAACATCAGGTTTTGCGGTGCCTTAGGAAAGTCTCCGCCGATCCACATTTACTCCTGGAGTTGCATTTCCATAGATACTGTCACCATAGTACAGAGTTGCTTAATAACGCAGACTGTGTAGAGCCGTAGCGCTAACTGTAATCTGCTCGAGATCTGGGAGCGGAGATCACGCAGCTGAGCTTCCGAACGAGCTGTCCCGACTCTGGCGGGGCGGCCCCCGGTCCAGCAGGATCCCCCAGTGCTCCTGCCCTCCCCCGCTTAAAGCGAAAACAAAAGGTGCAGCGCGCCTTGGGAAGGGCAGGAGAAGCATGGCGGTTCATCCCGTGGCCCCCCCGGGGCAGTAGGTAAGCCCTTTCCTGGCAAGAGGAGGATCAGAGGATTTGCATCAGATGTTTCTTTGCTGCAGTGCAGAACAAAAGCTTGTTCCCCTGAACGCAGCTGAGACGGAGAGCAGCCCCGTCCTTGTTCACAGCCTCTTGCGGGTTTTCGGTGGGTTCCCGGGCTGTAGCGTAGCACAGGATTTCTGGAGCACCAAGCGGTGCAGGTGTTTTCCTGTCCAAATCCCCTCCAGAGCTCTCGTGGGTGTCCAGGTATGTTGCTGTGGTGCGTGTACGATACCCTCGGGTGTGTTAGACCGTGATGCTGAATTAGCTAAGTGACCAAGCATCTGAAGATGGCCGTGCAGCTGAGGCATGTCATAGGGCTGGGACGCTGTTTCCCCATCCGGATTGCAAATGTTTTAATTCTGCTTTAGAGAGGCCCTGATGATTGCACATCACTCCAAGCACTTACAGGATCAGCGAATGCTCCCCCCTCGCACACGCGGTGAGCAGAGACAGTGGTGGGAAGGGCAGCAAAACTTTCAGAGTGTCTTAATGCCTCCCGAAACAAATCTCTTGGTGCGGTGCTTGACTTCTCCTTTGGCCAGAGCTAAGGGCAACCCTTAGCAGGATTTGTGCCTCTGGCCTCATTGCTTGCCTTAGTAAGGATTCGGTTTATTGCCTGCCCTCCAC containing:
- the H6PD gene encoding GDH/6PGL endoplasmic bifunctional protein isoform X2, whose amino-acid sequence is MMSELGLRRRGLAAIARYIRFGDVSAAVLVPVLRSLCSVAVTAGSRGAAGGASNPSEFLEERLLKQMRREDCAQEGLRRGQVLPLQYLQSSCITQRSWVHLLCPKMLRIVLCTVLLVGALPSLAEVSQGHVSVVLLGATGDLAKKYLWQGLFQLYLDQVSSGHSFTFHGAALTALEPGQRLMFNVLKKLACPPDESPNRCAVLKDQFLKLSQYHQLKTAENYTMLNREIEMLLRQEGLKEAGRIFYFSVPPFAYTEIARHINSSCRPPPGAWLRVVLEKPFGHDLESAQQLAAELTSFFKEEEMYRVDHYLGKQAVAHILPFRDQNRRFLDPIWNRHHVERVEIVLKETVDAKGRTSFYEQYGVIRDVLQNHLTEALMYLTMELPANLSCAEEVLQRKLQAFQSLRGLEKNSVVVGQYEAYASQVREELQKAQDYVSTTPTFAGVLIHSDSLRWEGVPFLLTSGKALDERVGYVRVLFKNRAYCTQSETLRDAGHSQCKAKQIIYYIGHGTLNNPAVLVSRNLFKPIMPEGSWREAAVQPELRIFGQPLSDYYVYNPVKERDAYSVLISSIYHGRKDFFITTENLLASWEFWTPLLDSISHQPPRLYPGGVENQHLLDFEMVGEELAFALTEPVELLHPDRPTLSDYKMIQSKFRQSPLVSAWSEELISQLASDIERAAGQAVARSGQFHLALSGGSSPVVLFQRLARHHYAFPWRHTHVWLVDERCVPLTDPESNFFSLHNHLLQSVRVPYFNVHPMPVHLNQRLCVEEDRGTELYAKEITALVANTSFDLVLLGMGTDGHTASLFPHSENGLEGARIVVLTESPVKPHQRMSVSLPLINKARQVFVLVLGKGKHDITSLISRVGHEPSKWPISGVRPSSGRLVWYVDYEALLG
- the H6PD gene encoding GDH/6PGL endoplasmic bifunctional protein isoform X1, producing the protein MGLHTTQCALCCCKGRPLAGSSVSSRLAGRRLAVLWVLVFMMPRDAKGRVVYLSRALRCACPLQTNAKPVFLSGKTLFPEFPTVIKNVFPTSSSSGTFVSSSLARQCSGIPKEATSGESAPGRWMMSELGLRRRGLAAIARRREDCAQEGLRRGQVLPLQYLQSSCITQRSWVHLLCPKMLRIVLCTVLLVGALPSLAEVSQGHVSVVLLGATGDLAKKYLWQGLFQLYLDQVSSGHSFTFHGAALTALEPGQRLMFNVLKKLACPPDESPNRCAVLKDQFLKLSQYHQLKTAENYTMLNREIEMLLRQEGLKEAGRIFYFSVPPFAYTEIARHINSSCRPPPGAWLRVVLEKPFGHDLESAQQLAAELTSFFKEEEMYRVDHYLGKQAVAHILPFRDQNRRFLDPIWNRHHVERVEIVLKETVDAKGRTSFYEQYGVIRDVLQNHLTEALMYLTMELPANLSCAEEVLQRKLQAFQSLRGLEKNSVVVGQYEAYASQVREELQKAQDYVSTTPTFAGVLIHSDSLRWEGVPFLLTSGKALDERVGYVRVLFKNRAYCTQSETLRDAGHSQCKAKQIIYYIGHGTLNNPAVLVSRNLFKPIMPEGSWREAAVQPELRIFGQPLSDYYVYNPVKERDAYSVLISSIYHGRKDFFITTENLLASWEFWTPLLDSISHQPPRLYPGGVENQHLLDFEMVGEELAFALTEPVELLHPDRPTLSDYKMIQSKFRQSPLVSAWSEELISQLASDIERAAGQAVARSGQFHLALSGGSSPVVLFQRLARHHYAFPWRHTHVWLVDERCVPLTDPESNFFSLHNHLLQSVRVPYFNVHPMPVHLNQRLCVEEDRGTELYAKEITALVANTSFDLVLLGMGTDGHTASLFPHSENGLEGARIVVLTESPVKPHQRMSVSLPLINKARQVFVLVLGKGKHDITSLISRVGHEPSKWPISGVRPSSGRLVWYVDYEALLG
- the H6PD gene encoding GDH/6PGL endoplasmic bifunctional protein isoform X3 translates to MRREDCAQEGLRRGQVLPLQYLQSSCITQRSWVHLLCPKMLRIVLCTVLLVGALPSLAEVSQGHVSVVLLGATGDLAKKYLWQGLFQLYLDQVSSGHSFTFHGAALTALEPGQRLMFNVLKKLACPPDESPNRCAVLKDQFLKLSQYHQLKTAENYTMLNREIEMLLRQEGLKEAGRIFYFSVPPFAYTEIARHINSSCRPPPGAWLRVVLEKPFGHDLESAQQLAAELTSFFKEEEMYRVDHYLGKQAVAHILPFRDQNRRFLDPIWNRHHVERVEIVLKETVDAKGRTSFYEQYGVIRDVLQNHLTEALMYLTMELPANLSCAEEVLQRKLQAFQSLRGLEKNSVVVGQYEAYASQVREELQKAQDYVSTTPTFAGVLIHSDSLRWEGVPFLLTSGKALDERVGYVRVLFKNRAYCTQSETLRDAGHSQCKAKQIIYYIGHGTLNNPAVLVSRNLFKPIMPEGSWREAAVQPELRIFGQPLSDYYVYNPVKERDAYSVLISSIYHGRKDFFITTENLLASWEFWTPLLDSISHQPPRLYPGGVENQHLLDFEMVGEELAFALTEPVELLHPDRPTLSDYKMIQSKFRQSPLVSAWSEELISQLASDIERAAGQAVARSGQFHLALSGGSSPVVLFQRLARHHYAFPWRHTHVWLVDERCVPLTDPESNFFSLHNHLLQSVRVPYFNVHPMPVHLNQRLCVEEDRGTELYAKEITALVANTSFDLVLLGMGTDGHTASLFPHSENGLEGARIVVLTESPVKPHQRMSVSLPLINKARQVFVLVLGKGKHDITSLISRVGHEPSKWPISGVRPSSGRLVWYVDYEALLG
- the H6PD gene encoding GDH/6PGL endoplasmic bifunctional protein isoform X4, which produces MLRIVLCTVLLVGALPSLAEVSQGHVSVVLLGATGDLAKKYLWQGLFQLYLDQVSSGHSFTFHGAALTALEPGQRLMFNVLKKLACPPDESPNRCAVLKDQFLKLSQYHQLKTAENYTMLNREIEMLLRQEGLKEAGRIFYFSVPPFAYTEIARHINSSCRPPPGAWLRVVLEKPFGHDLESAQQLAAELTSFFKEEEMYRVDHYLGKQAVAHILPFRDQNRRFLDPIWNRHHVERVEIVLKETVDAKGRTSFYEQYGVIRDVLQNHLTEALMYLTMELPANLSCAEEVLQRKLQAFQSLRGLEKNSVVVGQYEAYASQVREELQKAQDYVSTTPTFAGVLIHSDSLRWEGVPFLLTSGKALDERVGYVRVLFKNRAYCTQSETLRDAGHSQCKAKQIIYYIGHGTLNNPAVLVSRNLFKPIMPEGSWREAAVQPELRIFGQPLSDYYVYNPVKERDAYSVLISSIYHGRKDFFITTENLLASWEFWTPLLDSISHQPPRLYPGGVENQHLLDFEMVGEELAFALTEPVELLHPDRPTLSDYKMIQSKFRQSPLVSAWSEELISQLASDIERAAGQAVARSGQFHLALSGGSSPVVLFQRLARHHYAFPWRHTHVWLVDERCVPLTDPESNFFSLHNHLLQSVRVPYFNVHPMPVHLNQRLCVEEDRGTELYAKEITALVANTSFDLVLLGMGTDGHTASLFPHSENGLEGARIVVLTESPVKPHQRMSVSLPLINKARQVFVLVLGKGKHDITSLISRVGHEPSKWPISGVRPSSGRLVWYVDYEALLG